Proteins from one Balaenoptera musculus isolate JJ_BM4_2016_0621 chromosome 7, mBalMus1.pri.v3, whole genome shotgun sequence genomic window:
- the CXCR2 gene encoding C-X-C chemokine receptor type 2, whose translation MEGFNWENYSDEDFGNYSYNTDLPSILPDSAPCQPESLDINKYAVVIIYALVFLLSLLGNSLVMLVILYSRVGRSVTDVYLLNLAMADLLFALTLPIWATSKAKGWIFGTPLCKVVSLLKEVNFYSGILLLACISVDRYLAIVHATRTLTHKRHWVKFICLGIWVLSLILALPIFIFRRAIHPPYSSPVCYEDMGANTTKWRMVMRVLPQTFGFLLPLLVMLLCYGLTLRTLFAAHMGQKHRAMRVIFAVVLVFLLCWLPYNLVLVADTLMRVRVIAETCERRNDIGRALDATEILGFLHSCLNPLIYVFIGQKFRHGLLRIMAIHGLVSKEFLVKDGRPSFVGSSSGNTSTTL comes from the coding sequence ATGGAAGGATTTAACTGGGAAAACTACAGTGATGAAGATTTTGGTAATTACAGTTACAACACTGACCTGCCCTCTATTCTACCAGACTCTGCCCCATGCCAGCCGGAATCTCTGGATATCAACAAGTATGCTGTGGTCATCATCTATGCCCTGGTCTTCCTGCTGAGCCTCCTGGGAAACTCCCTGGTGATGCTGGTCATCTTATACAGCCGGGTGGGCCGCTCTGTCACCGATGTCTACCTGCTGAACCTGGCCATGGCTGACCTGCTCTTCGCCCTGACCTTGCCTATCTGGGCCACCTCCAAGGCAAAGGGCTGGATCTTTGGCACACCCCTGTGCAAGGTGGTGTCACTCCTGAAGGAAGTCAACTTCTACAGTGGCATTCTACTGCTGGCCTGCATCAGCGTGGACCGCTACCTGGCCATTGTCCATGCCACACGCACGCTGACCCACAAACGGCACTGGGTCAAGTTCATATGTTTAGGCATCTGGGTCCTGTCCTTGATCCTGGCCCTGCCCATCTTCATCTTCCGAAGGGCCATCCACCCGCCCTATTCCAGCCCAGTCTGCTACGAGGACATGGGTGCCAATACGACGAAATGGCGGATGGTGATGCGGGTCCTGCCCCAGACCTTTggcttcctcctgcccctgctgGTCATGCTGCTCTGCTACGGACTCACCCTGCGCACGCTCTTTGCGGCCCACATGGGGCAGAAGCACCGGGCCATGCGGGTCATCTTTGCTGTCGTGCTCGTCTTCCTGCTCTGCTGGCTGCCCTACAACCTGGTCCTGGTTGCAGACACCCTCATGAGGGTCCGGGTGATCGCAGAGACCTGTGAGCGCCGCAATGACATTGGCCGGGCCCTGGATGCCACCGAGATCCTGGGCTTCCTCCACAGCTGCCTCAATCCTCTCATCTACGTCTTCATTGGCCAGAAGTTTCGCCACGGACTCCTCAGAATCATGGCCATCCATGGCCTGGTCAGCAAGGAGTTCTTGGTCAAGGACGGCAGGCCTTCCTTTGTTGGCTCTTCTTCGGGGAACACTTCTACTACCCTCTGA